In the genome of Nitrospira japonica, one region contains:
- a CDS encoding dihydrofolate reductase family protein has product MDEARLSVPECSVFVGVSLDGFIARTNGDLDWLMGEGGGDSAEFGYNEFIAGIDAVVMGRGTFEKVLTFDKWYYGNKRVVVLSHRTLDLSVAQARGAVVDLMAGAPVEIVSRLTASGFRRLYVDGGLTIQQFLRAGLIQRLIISRLPVLIGRGIPLFGSLEHDVRLRHLATHTYAGGMVQSEYRIDPGELTP; this is encoded by the coding sequence ATGGACGAGGCACGTCTTTCAGTCCCGGAGTGTTCGGTCTTTGTCGGGGTCAGCCTCGACGGGTTCATTGCGCGCACGAATGGCGATCTTGACTGGCTGATGGGGGAGGGCGGCGGCGATAGCGCGGAATTCGGATACAACGAGTTCATCGCCGGCATCGACGCCGTAGTCATGGGGCGCGGGACGTTCGAGAAGGTTCTGACGTTCGACAAGTGGTACTACGGCAACAAGCGAGTAGTCGTCCTGAGTCACCGAACGCTTGATCTCTCCGTTGCTCAAGCGCGTGGAGCTGTCGTCGATCTGATGGCCGGAGCCCCGGTCGAGATCGTTTCCAGACTGACCGCTTCCGGCTTTCGCCGCCTCTACGTGGACGGTGGCCTCACGATTCAACAGTTCTTGCGGGCGGGACTCATACAACGGCTGATCATCAGTCGCCTGCCGGTGTTGATCGGTCGGGGCATTCCGCTGTTCGGTTCGCTCGAACACGACGTCCGGCTTCGACATCTCGCTACACATACCTATGCAGGCGGTATGGTCCAGAGCGAGTACCGGATCGATCCTGGTGAGCTGACTCCATGA
- a CDS encoding flavin monoamine oxidase family protein: protein MTRSLRDKSVIVVGAGLAGLTAAVELQKQGMAVTLLEGQERVGGRVLTIRDGFVDGQYAEAGAEFIDEDHEEICRLIRSLRLRLTPVLREGFGFALSSGGRVRRLSGDGMWKRLAEQLAPMIRAYRLSEQRWDGRVAAELGARSVAEWMKSRRLSKELREMLVGLRGFFLADPADLSLLSLVDQVASGSPGKGGMYRIAGGNDRLPEGLAAMLSDRLLLRHEVLAISRSKQSVRVRVRAGSQESWLRADYVILAIPATKIRTLDITPALPPEQAAAFSTLRYGPVTKVLLQFDRRFWKRRNQPLAYGTNLPIGALWDANEQQKGRQGILCLMAGGQASRATRTLASRTGSAGLVQTLRWLGAPGKQAVAMRMVTWERNQWIRGGYAVFGPGFDPKLRSWLARPCGRLFFAGEHTSLRWQGYMNGAVESGFRAAAEIQADIRFR from the coding sequence ATGACTCGATCATTGCGTGACAAGTCCGTCATCGTCGTCGGTGCCGGTCTGGCCGGATTGACCGCCGCCGTGGAGCTTCAGAAACAGGGCATGGCCGTCACTCTATTGGAGGGTCAGGAGCGGGTAGGCGGCAGAGTATTGACGATCAGGGACGGCTTCGTCGATGGGCAATATGCCGAGGCCGGGGCCGAGTTCATCGACGAGGATCACGAGGAGATCTGCCGCCTGATCCGCAGTCTTCGTCTCAGGCTCACCCCGGTGCTGCGGGAAGGATTCGGCTTCGCCTTGTCGTCCGGCGGACGAGTCCGCCGCTTGTCCGGGGACGGCATGTGGAAACGGCTGGCGGAGCAGCTGGCTCCGATGATTCGAGCCTATCGGCTGAGCGAGCAGCGGTGGGACGGTCGGGTGGCGGCTGAATTGGGGGCCCGCTCCGTGGCGGAGTGGATGAAAAGCCGCCGTCTGTCAAAGGAATTGCGTGAAATGCTCGTCGGCCTGCGCGGGTTTTTCCTGGCCGATCCGGCCGATCTGTCGCTGCTCAGTTTGGTCGATCAGGTCGCCTCGGGCAGTCCCGGCAAGGGTGGGATGTACCGCATTGCCGGCGGTAATGACCGGCTCCCGGAGGGGCTTGCCGCCATGTTGTCCGATCGGTTGCTGCTCCGGCACGAAGTATTGGCGATTTCCCGATCGAAACAGTCGGTCCGCGTGCGCGTGCGTGCCGGGTCTCAGGAATCGTGGCTTCGAGCCGACTACGTCATCCTTGCAATCCCTGCCACGAAAATTCGGACGCTCGACATCACGCCGGCGCTTCCTCCGGAGCAGGCCGCTGCCTTTTCGACCTTGCGCTATGGGCCGGTGACCAAAGTATTGCTGCAGTTCGATCGCCGGTTTTGGAAGCGACGGAATCAGCCGTTGGCCTATGGGACCAACCTGCCGATCGGCGCCCTCTGGGATGCCAATGAACAACAGAAGGGCAGGCAGGGGATTCTGTGCCTGATGGCCGGAGGGCAAGCGAGCCGGGCGACGAGAACCCTCGCATCCAGGACAGGCTCGGCCGGTCTGGTGCAGACTCTGCGCTGGCTCGGCGCACCAGGGAAGCAAGCGGTGGCCATGCGGATGGTGACGTGGGAACGCAATCAGTGGATACGAGGCGGTTATGCGGTATTCGGTCCGGGATTCGATCCGAAGCTGCGGTCCTGGCTCGCCCGGCCTTGCGGCCGGCTGTTCTTCGCCGGCGAACATACCAGCCTGCGATGGCAGGGCTACATGAATGGCGCCGTCGAGAGTGGGTTCCGTGCCGCTGCCGAAATCCAGGCCGATATCCGTTTCAGGTAG